From one Bacteroides eggerthii genomic stretch:
- a CDS encoding DUF3805 domain-containing protein — protein MKQGKKFISPGAWFSMVYPADWNEFEDGEGSFLFYNPNEWTGNFRISAYKGSATYGKEAVEQELKENTSATSVKIGPVSCAYSKEMFEEEGVYYTSHLWVTGMGDVAFECSFTVRKGEPVTEAENIIASLEVRRANQKYPAEIIPVRLSEIYQINEAYEWVSNTVKEYLKKDFQGQEEDIANMQQVMDSGNIGAKKKEAWLALGITLCAILANEVEGFEWRTLIDGNREAPVLVNVADGAMIDPMKLVWSKVKAGEACYLAEIYKNLLS, from the coding sequence ATGAAACAAGGTAAGAAATTTATTTCTCCGGGAGCATGGTTCTCTATGGTCTATCCGGCAGACTGGAACGAATTTGAAGACGGGGAAGGTTCTTTCCTGTTTTATAATCCTAACGAGTGGACAGGTAATTTCCGTATATCGGCCTATAAGGGCAGTGCGACGTATGGCAAGGAAGCTGTTGAACAGGAACTGAAGGAGAACACCTCGGCTACATCTGTAAAGATAGGGCCTGTGTCGTGTGCGTACAGCAAGGAAATGTTCGAGGAAGAAGGGGTGTACTATACATCTCATCTTTGGGTTACGGGAATGGGCGACGTTGCGTTTGAATGTTCGTTTACGGTGCGTAAGGGAGAGCCGGTGACGGAAGCCGAAAACATAATAGCCTCACTGGAAGTACGCAGGGCCAATCAGAAATATCCGGCGGAGATCATCCCGGTACGCCTGTCTGAAATTTATCAGATAAATGAGGCGTATGAGTGGGTGAGTAACACAGTGAAAGAATACCTGAAGAAAGACTTTCAGGGACAGGAAGAAGACATTGCCAATATGCAACAGGTTATGGATAGCGGCAATATCGGTGCCAAGAAAAAGGAAGCCTGGCTCGCTTTGGGCATTACGCTTTGTGCCATTCTTGCCAATGAAGTGGAGGGCTTTGAATGGCGTACGTTGATTGACGGTAATCGTGAAGCTCCTGTTCTTGTGAACGTAGCAGACGGTGCTATGATAGACCCGATGAAATTAGTATGGAGTAAGGTGAAAGCCGGAGAAGCCTGTTATCTTGCGGAGATTTATAAAAACTTGCTTTCATAG
- a CDS encoding anaerobic sulfatase-maturation protein yields the protein MSTYAPFAKPLYVMLKPVGAVCNLACDYCYYLEKSKLYVNNPKHVMSDELLEKFIEEYINSQTMPQVLFTWHGGETLMRPLAFYKKAMELQKKYANGRTIDNCIQTNGTLLTDEWCEFFKENNWLVGVSIDGPQEFHDEYRKNKLGKPSFVKVMQGINLLKKHGVEWNAMAVVNDFNADYPLEFYNFFKEIGSHYIQFAPIVERITPHQDGRHLASLADKEKSTELADFSVSPEQWGDFLCALFDEWVKQDVGTYYIQLFDSTLANWVGEQPGVCSMAKTCGHAGVMEFNGDVYACDHFVFPEYKLGNIYQKTLVEMMYSEQQQNFGLMKQKSLPTQCRECEWLFACNGECPKNRFAHTANGEPGLNYLCAGYRKFFKHVAPYMDYMKQELMNQRPPANVMEAVREGKFK from the coding sequence ATGTCAACCTATGCTCCTTTTGCCAAACCTCTGTATGTGATGCTGAAGCCCGTAGGGGCTGTGTGCAACCTTGCATGCGATTATTGTTACTACCTGGAGAAGTCCAAATTATACGTAAACAATCCCAAACATGTAATGAGTGATGAACTGCTTGAAAAGTTCATAGAAGAATATATCAATTCGCAGACGATGCCGCAGGTGCTGTTCACCTGGCATGGCGGAGAAACCCTGATGCGCCCGCTGGCTTTCTACAAAAAGGCCATGGAGCTGCAAAAGAAGTACGCCAACGGCCGGACCATTGACAATTGCATCCAGACAAACGGTACATTGCTCACCGACGAATGGTGCGAATTCTTTAAAGAGAACAACTGGCTGGTAGGCGTATCCATCGACGGTCCGCAAGAGTTCCACGACGAATACCGCAAGAACAAACTTGGCAAACCGTCCTTTGTAAAAGTGATGCAAGGCATCAACCTGCTGAAAAAGCATGGAGTGGAATGGAACGCAATGGCGGTGGTGAACGACTTCAATGCCGATTACCCTCTCGAGTTCTACAATTTTTTCAAAGAAATCGGTTCACATTACATACAGTTCGCTCCTATCGTGGAACGTATTACCCCTCATCAGGACGGACGCCACCTTGCCTCACTGGCAGACAAGGAGAAATCTACGGAACTGGCAGACTTCTCCGTCAGTCCGGAACAATGGGGAGACTTCCTCTGCGCCCTGTTCGACGAATGGGTGAAGCAAGATGTGGGGACTTATTACATCCAGCTCTTCGACTCCACCCTTGCCAACTGGGTAGGCGAACAGCCCGGTGTATGCTCCATGGCAAAGACCTGCGGACATGCCGGTGTAATGGAATTCAACGGCGACGTATATGCCTGTGACCATTTTGTATTCCCTGAATATAAATTAGGAAATATCTATCAGAAGACGCTCGTCGAGATGATGTACAGTGAACAACAGCAAAACTTCGGACTGATGAAGCAGAAATCGCTCCCCACCCAGTGCCGGGAATGCGAATGGCTGTTTGCCTGCAACGGTGAATGTCCCAAGAATCGCTTTGCGCATACAGCAAACGGTGAACCCGGACTGAACTACCTCTGCGCAGGCTACCGGAAATTCTTCAAGCATGTAGCCCCCTACATGGACTACATGAAGCAGGAATTGATGAATCAGCGTCCGCCTGCAAACGTCATGGAAGCCGTTCGGGAAGGAAAATTCAAATAA
- a CDS encoding ABC-F family ATP-binding cassette domain-containing protein encodes MAAVNSILQVENLTKSFGDLVLFENIFLGLSEGQRVGLIAKNGSGKSTLLNILSGKEGYDSGTISFRRDVRVGYLEQDPQYPEELTVLEACFHHGNSTVELIKEYERCMETEGHPGLDEILVRMDQEKAWEYEQKAKQILSQLKIRDFNQQVKSLSGGQLKRVALANTLITEPDLLILDEPTNHLDLDMTEWLEDYLRRTNLTLLMVTHDRYFLDRVCSEIVEIDNRRIYQYKGNYSYYLEKREERIEAKTVEIERANNLYRTELEWMRRMPQARGHKARYREDAFYELEKVAKQRFNNDNVKLDVKASYIGSKIFEADHLCKSFGDLKILDDFSYIFARYEKMGIVGNNGTGKSTFIKILMGDEKADSGTLDIGETVRFGYYSQDGLQFDEQMKVIDVVQDIAEVIELGNGKRLTASQFLQHFLFTPETQHSYVYKLSGGERRRLYLCTVLMRNPNFLVLDEPTNDLDIVTLNVLEEYLQNFKGCVIVVSHDRYFMDKVVDHLLVFNGQGDIRDFPGNYTQYRDWKDVKAVREKEKEKEVAKDREEKTAKVRLNEKRRMSFKEKREFEMLEQEIAALEAEKQSIEEALCSGTLSVDELTEKSKRLPELAELIDEKTMRWLELSEIESN; translated from the coding sequence TTGGCAGCAGTAAATTCAATTCTTCAAGTGGAAAACTTGACCAAGTCATTCGGTGATCTGGTACTATTCGAGAATATCTTTTTGGGCTTATCCGAAGGGCAGCGTGTGGGCCTCATTGCTAAAAATGGCAGCGGCAAGTCCACATTGCTGAACATTCTTTCCGGAAAGGAAGGTTATGATAGTGGCACAATTTCTTTCAGACGCGATGTAAGAGTCGGATATCTGGAACAGGATCCTCAGTATCCGGAGGAACTGACCGTTCTCGAAGCTTGTTTTCATCATGGCAACAGCACCGTAGAACTGATTAAGGAGTACGAACGCTGCATGGAGACGGAGGGACACCCCGGTTTGGACGAAATTTTGGTGCGTATGGATCAGGAGAAGGCCTGGGAGTACGAACAGAAGGCCAAGCAAATCCTTTCCCAATTGAAAATCCGTGATTTCAACCAGCAGGTAAAGTCGCTTTCCGGCGGACAATTGAAGCGCGTAGCGCTTGCCAATACGCTTATCACCGAGCCTGATTTGTTGATACTGGATGAGCCTACCAACCATCTTGACCTTGATATGACCGAATGGTTGGAAGACTATTTGCGCCGTACCAACCTCACTCTGCTGATGGTGACGCACGACCGGTATTTCCTTGACCGCGTTTGCTCGGAGATTGTCGAAATAGACAACCGCCGGATATACCAGTACAAAGGTAATTACAGCTATTATCTGGAAAAGCGCGAAGAACGCATCGAAGCAAAGACGGTAGAGATAGAACGCGCCAATAATCTGTATCGCACTGAACTTGAGTGGATGCGCCGTATGCCACAGGCCAGAGGGCACAAAGCGCGTTACCGGGAAGATGCTTTTTATGAGTTGGAGAAGGTGGCCAAGCAGCGTTTCAACAACGACAATGTGAAGCTGGATGTAAAAGCGTCTTACATCGGCAGTAAGATATTTGAGGCAGATCATCTTTGCAAGTCCTTCGGTGATTTGAAGATATTGGATGATTTCTCTTACATCTTCGCCCGTTATGAAAAAATGGGTATTGTGGGCAATAATGGTACAGGAAAGTCTACTTTTATCAAGATATTGATGGGAGATGAGAAGGCGGACAGTGGAACGCTGGACATTGGCGAAACCGTCCGCTTCGGCTACTATTCGCAGGATGGCTTGCAATTTGACGAGCAGATGAAGGTTATAGATGTAGTGCAGGACATTGCCGAGGTGATAGAGCTGGGTAATGGCAAGCGCCTGACGGCATCGCAGTTTCTGCAACATTTTCTTTTCACGCCCGAAACGCAGCACAGCTATGTTTATAAGTTGAGCGGTGGCGAGCGCCGCCGTCTCTATCTGTGTACTGTATTGATGCGCAACCCTAATTTTCTGGTGCTGGATGAGCCGACCAATGACCTTGACATTGTTACACTGAATGTGCTGGAGGAATATTTGCAGAATTTCAAAGGTTGTGTCATCGTGGTGAGTCACGACCGCTATTTTATGGATAAGGTAGTGGATCATTTGCTGGTGTTCAACGGTCAGGGAGATATTCGTGATTTTCCCGGTAACTATACCCAATATCGCGATTGGAAAGATGTGAAGGCAGTCCGGGAAAAAGAGAAGGAGAAAGAAGTGGCAAAAGACCGGGAGGAAAAGACTGCGAAAGTCCGTCTGAACGAGAAGCGCCGTATGTCTTTCAAGGAGAAGCGTGAGTTTGAAATGCTTGAGCAGGAAATTGCGGCATTGGAAGCGGAAAAGCAATCCATTGAGGAGGCATTGTGCAGCGGGACGCTGTCCGTCGATGAATTGACAGAGAAGTCGAAACGCCTGCCGGAATTGGCAGAACTGATTGATGAAAAGACAATGCGCTGGCTGGAGTTAAGCGAAATAGAATCGAACTGA
- the trxA gene encoding thioredoxin, translating to MEKFEELIQSEKPVLVDFFATWCGPCKAMHPVLEALKDEIGDRARIAKIDVDQHEELAASYRIQMVPTFILFRKGEAIWRHSGVISGKELKAIIEQNS from the coding sequence ATGGAAAAGTTTGAAGAATTAATACAATCAGAAAAGCCTGTTTTAGTAGATTTCTTTGCTACCTGGTGTGGCCCTTGCAAAGCAATGCATCCTGTGTTGGAAGCTTTGAAAGACGAAATCGGCGACAGAGCACGCATCGCAAAAATAGACGTAGACCAACATGAAGAACTGGCTGCAAGCTACCGCATACAAATGGTTCCTACTTTCATCCTATTCAGAAAAGGGGAAGCGATATGGCGCCATTCAGGTGTAATCAGCGGTAAGGAGCTTAAAGCCATTATCGAACAAAACTCATAA
- a CDS encoding histidinol-phosphatase, with protein MGRNGNLTNYHSHSLYCDGRAGMEDFVRFAISEGFTSYGFSSHAPLPFSTAWAMEWDRMDDYLAEFHRMKKKYARKIELYLGLEIDYLNEESNPSVDCFRKLPLDYRIGSVHMLYNDESEVVDVDVSAAAFKRIVDEQFGGDLERVVRLYYGRLRRMLELGGFDIVGHADKMHYNAACYRPGLLDEVWYDTLVKEFFEDIAARSYQVEINTKSYHDLGTFYPNERYFPLLHSLGIRVQVNSDSHYPERINSGRPEALRALVKAGYKTVMELYDGKWQEMPIVL; from the coding sequence ATGGGCAGAAATGGAAATCTGACAAATTATCATAGTCACAGCCTGTATTGCGACGGACGCGCCGGTATGGAGGACTTCGTGCGATTTGCCATAAGTGAAGGATTTACTTCGTATGGCTTTTCATCTCATGCCCCGTTGCCTTTTTCTACGGCGTGGGCAATGGAATGGGATCGCATGGATGACTATCTGGCGGAATTTCATCGGATGAAAAAGAAATATGCTCGGAAGATAGAACTTTATCTTGGTTTGGAAATAGATTATCTGAATGAAGAGAGTAATCCGTCCGTTGACTGTTTCCGGAAACTTCCGTTGGACTACCGCATCGGTTCCGTACACATGCTGTATAATGATGAATCGGAGGTTGTGGATGTGGATGTTTCCGCCGCTGCCTTCAAGCGGATTGTGGATGAGCAATTCGGAGGTGACCTGGAGAGGGTGGTGCGTCTGTATTATGGACGGCTGAGGCGTATGCTGGAGTTGGGCGGTTTCGATATAGTGGGGCATGCGGACAAGATGCACTATAATGCGGCCTGCTATCGTCCCGGCCTGCTCGATGAAGTTTGGTATGATACGCTTGTAAAAGAGTTTTTTGAAGATATTGCCGCACGTAGCTATCAGGTGGAAATCAATACCAAGTCCTATCATGATTTGGGAACTTTCTATCCCAATGAACGTTATTTCCCGCTGCTGCACAGTTTGGGTATCCGGGTTCAGGTCAACAGCGACTCTCACTATCCGGAACGGATCAATAGTGGCCGTCCGGAAGCATTGCGGGCATTGGTGAAAGCCGGATACAAGACCGTAATGGAATTATACGATGGCAAGTGGCAGGAAATGCCGATAGTCTTATAA
- a CDS encoding S46 family peptidase gives MKLTKYLIAAIAVLTTVCSVRADEGMWLLQLMKQQNSIDMMKKQGLKLEVDDIYNPNGVSLKDAVGIFGGGCTGEIISPEGLILTNHHCGYGAIQQHSSVEHDYLTDGFWAKSRSEELPTPGLKFRFVHRIVDITDLVNAKIKAGEVTEVDALTAPFLNKLAKEELEKSDLRGKPGIEVKALPFYAGNKFYLFYYKVYSDVRMVAAPPSSVGKFGGETDNWMWPRHTGDFSMFRIYADKNGEPAEYSQDNVPLQTPKYLSISIKGLQENDYAMIMGFPGRTSRYLTRSEVKERMEADNQAMIDMRGVRLDVLRKYMNASDKTRIQYANKFAGSSNYWKNSIGMNKAIIDNDVLGTKAEQEKKFAEFAKGKPEYEGVVDKIDGIIAKRKPVSRQLEYLYEALSGAIEFGSPYMVMDNIKTALEEKNDSLLTASKAQLEEVFNSIHNKDYDHEVDRAVAKAILPALAQKLKPEELPTFYLTIRDKYKGDYNVFVDDLYDNSILANRANFDKFMKKPTVKAIEKDPATAYSRSKLEKLNAVIMENRALSNDLDLLHKAYIRGLGEMKLPVPSYPDANFTLRLTYGNVKSYDPRDAVHYNYYTTTDGILEKENPEDREFVVPAKLKELILNKDFGRYAMPDGTMPVCFLTTNDITGGNSGSPVINGEGQLIGCAFDGNWESLSGDINFNNNLQRCIALDIRYVLFILEKLGGCGHLIKEMNIIE, from the coding sequence ATGAAATTAACGAAGTATTTGATTGCGGCTATCGCCGTATTAACAACCGTCTGCTCCGTACGTGCAGACGAAGGAATGTGGTTACTGCAACTTATGAAACAGCAGAACTCCATCGACATGATGAAGAAACAAGGGTTAAAGCTCGAAGTCGATGATATATATAATCCGAACGGCGTGTCATTGAAGGACGCCGTCGGCATCTTTGGCGGCGGTTGCACCGGCGAGATTATTTCACCGGAAGGATTAATCCTCACCAACCACCATTGCGGCTATGGCGCTATCCAACAACACAGCTCAGTGGAGCACGATTACTTGACAGACGGTTTTTGGGCAAAAAGCCGCAGTGAGGAGTTGCCCACTCCGGGATTGAAATTCCGTTTCGTACACCGCATTGTGGACATCACCGACCTTGTCAACGCGAAAATCAAAGCCGGAGAAGTAACGGAAGTCGACGCCCTGACCGCACCATTCCTCAACAAACTTGCCAAAGAGGAACTGGAGAAGAGCGACCTGAGAGGTAAACCGGGCATTGAAGTAAAAGCACTACCTTTCTATGCCGGAAATAAGTTCTATTTGTTCTATTATAAGGTATACAGCGACGTCCGCATGGTAGCTGCCCCTCCTTCCTCAGTAGGAAAGTTCGGTGGTGAAACGGATAACTGGATGTGGCCGCGCCATACGGGAGATTTCTCCATGTTCCGCATCTATGCCGACAAAAACGGAGAGCCTGCCGAATATTCTCAGGACAACGTACCTTTGCAGACTCCGAAGTACCTGTCTATCTCCATCAAGGGCTTGCAAGAGAATGACTACGCCATGATTATGGGGTTCCCCGGAAGAACCAGCCGCTACCTCACCCGATCGGAAGTGAAAGAGCGTATGGAAGCAGACAACCAGGCCATGATTGACATGCGTGGAGTGCGCCTCGACGTGCTGCGCAAATATATGAACGCCAGCGACAAGACCCGCATACAGTATGCCAACAAATTTGCCGGAAGCAGTAACTACTGGAAAAATTCCATCGGCATGAACAAGGCAATCATCGACAATGACGTGCTGGGCACTAAAGCAGAACAAGAAAAGAAATTTGCGGAATTTGCCAAAGGCAAACCCGAATACGAGGGAGTGGTAGACAAGATTGACGGTATCATCGCCAAGAGAAAGCCTGTCAGCCGCCAACTTGAGTATTTGTACGAAGCATTGAGCGGTGCCATTGAATTCGGCAGCCCATACATGGTAATGGACAACATCAAGACTGCATTAGAAGAGAAAAACGACTCACTGCTTACTGCCTCCAAAGCGCAACTGGAAGAAGTGTTCAACAGCATCCACAACAAAGACTACGACCACGAAGTGGATCGTGCCGTAGCCAAAGCCATTCTTCCCGCCCTTGCCCAAAAGCTGAAACCGGAAGAACTGCCCACCTTCTATCTGACCATACGGGATAAGTACAAAGGCGACTACAACGTCTTTGTAGACGATCTGTACGACAACTCCATCCTTGCCAACCGCGCCAACTTTGACAAGTTCATGAAGAAGCCCACAGTGAAGGCCATCGAAAAAGATCCCGCCACTGCCTACTCCCGTTCAAAGCTGGAAAAGCTGAACGCCGTTATTATGGAAAACAGGGCTTTGAGCAATGATCTCGATCTGCTGCATAAAGCGTACATCCGCGGTTTAGGAGAGATGAAACTGCCCGTACCCTCTTATCCGGATGCCAACTTCACACTCCGTCTGACCTACGGAAATGTAAAATCATACGACCCGCGTGATGCCGTACACTACAACTACTACACCACCACAGACGGTATTCTCGAAAAAGAGAACCCTGAAGACCGGGAATTCGTAGTTCCGGCCAAGCTGAAAGAACTCATTCTCAATAAAGATTTCGGCCGCTACGCCATGCCTGACGGCACAATGCCTGTCTGCTTCCTAACAACCAACGACATCACCGGAGGTAACTCCGGAAGCCCCGTCATCAACGGAGAAGGGCAACTCATCGGCTGCGCATTCGACGGCAACTGGGAGTCTCTGAGTGGTGACATCAACTTCAACAACAACCTGCAACGTTGCATCGCACTGGACATCCGCTACGTACTTTTCATCCTTGAAAAACTGGGCGGATGCGGGCATTTGATAAAAGAAATGAACATTATCGAGTAA
- a CDS encoding response regulator transcription factor — translation MNEYRILVVDDEEDLCEILKFNLENEGYVVDTANSAEEALKLDISAYNLLLLDVMMGEISGFKMASMLKKDKKTAKVPIIFITAKDTENDTVTGFNLGADDYISKPFSLREVAARVKAVLRRTQQGERERAPEQIVYESLVLDIIKKKVSIDGEEAPLTKKEFEILLLLLQNKGRVFSREDILGRIWSDEVYVLDRTIDVNITRLRKKIGIYGKCIVTRLGYGYCFEAQ, via the coding sequence ATGAACGAATACCGGATTTTAGTTGTAGACGACGAAGAAGATTTATGCGAAATCTTAAAGTTCAATCTTGAAAACGAAGGTTACGTAGTAGACACCGCCAATTCCGCAGAAGAAGCCTTGAAATTGGATATCAGTGCCTACAATTTGCTATTGTTGGATGTGATGATGGGAGAAATCTCCGGATTCAAAATGGCAAGTATGCTGAAAAAAGACAAAAAGACAGCCAAAGTTCCTATCATATTCATTACCGCTAAAGACACAGAAAATGATACGGTAACCGGATTTAATCTAGGCGCAGATGATTATATCTCCAAACCGTTTTCTCTGCGCGAAGTAGCGGCACGCGTCAAAGCCGTACTGCGCCGTACCCAGCAAGGAGAAAGAGAACGTGCGCCAGAACAAATCGTCTATGAATCACTGGTGCTTGACATCATCAAAAAGAAAGTAAGTATAGACGGTGAAGAAGCGCCACTTACCAAAAAGGAATTCGAGATATTGCTCCTACTACTTCAAAACAAAGGGCGCGTATTCTCACGTGAGGACATTTTAGGACGTATCTGGAGTGACGAAGTATATGTACTGGACCGCACCATAGACGTAAACATCACTCGTCTGCGCAAAAAAATAGGAATTTACGGCAAATGCATTGTAACTCGTTTAGGATATGGATATTGTTTCGAAGCCCAATAA
- a CDS encoding S46 family peptidase, whose protein sequence is MRQIILSLFLTSGILSVYADEGMWMLTDLKKQNEVAMTELGLLIPAEEIYNPNGIALKDAVVHFGGGCTGEVISAEGLVLTNHHCGYGAIQQHSSVEHDYLTDGFWAMSRSEELPCKGLTVTYIDEIMDVTDYVNKQLQIDSDPNGTNYLSPKYLTKIADRFLSEQGTTLTPGRKAELKAFYGGNKYYLFLKTTYSDIRMVGAPPSSIGKFGADTDNWMWPRHTGDFSLFRIYADKDGKPAEYNRDNVPLQVKKHLTISLAGYREGDFTFVMGFPGRNWRYMISDEVEERMQTTNFMRHHVRDVRQKALMEQMLKDDAVRIHYASKYASSANYWKNAIGMNEGLVRLKVLDTKRAQQEQLLARGRALNDSSYQKAFDQIRDIVKHRRGALYHQQAIQEALITGLDFMKIPSTTALVAALKSKDKVKIKAAADSLQIAADKYFSAVPFPEVERLVGKKMLQTYMKYIPAEQRIGIFKIIDRRFKGDSDAFIDACFEYSIFGSKENFAKFIRKPSLYKIGNDWMTLFKYSITDGLLQTTIAMMDANRNYNAAHKVWVKGMMDMKREAGTPIYPDANSTLRLTYGRVLPYRPADGVEYGYYTTLKGAMEKEDPNNWEFVVPARLKQLYQAKDFGQYAMPDGEMPVCFIVNTDNTGGNSGSPVFNAKGELIGTAFDRNYEGLTGDIAFRPSSQRAACVDIRYTLFIIDKYAGASHIIKELTISD, encoded by the coding sequence ATGAGACAAATCATTTTATCATTATTCCTTACATCCGGTATCTTATCGGTCTATGCCGATGAAGGAATGTGGATGCTTACCGACCTCAAAAAACAGAATGAGGTCGCTATGACCGAACTCGGACTGCTAATCCCTGCCGAAGAGATATACAATCCCAATGGCATAGCCCTGAAAGATGCAGTCGTACATTTCGGCGGCGGTTGCACAGGTGAAGTCATCTCAGCAGAAGGACTGGTACTTACCAACCACCATTGCGGATACGGAGCCATCCAGCAACATAGCAGCGTAGAACATGACTATCTGACCGACGGTTTCTGGGCAATGTCACGCAGCGAAGAACTCCCCTGCAAAGGGCTTACCGTCACTTACATTGACGAGATAATGGATGTGACAGACTACGTCAACAAGCAATTACAGATTGACTCCGACCCAAACGGAACCAACTACCTGTCTCCCAAATACCTAACCAAGATAGCCGACCGCTTCCTTTCCGAACAAGGCACAACGCTCACACCCGGCCGTAAAGCGGAACTGAAAGCGTTCTACGGCGGAAACAAATACTACCTGTTTCTCAAGACCACCTACAGCGACATCCGTATGGTAGGCGCGCCCCCCTCCTCCATAGGCAAGTTCGGCGCCGATACGGACAACTGGATGTGGCCGCGCCACACAGGCGACTTCTCCCTTTTCCGCATCTATGCTGACAAAGACGGAAAGCCGGCCGAGTATAACCGCGACAACGTCCCCTTACAGGTAAAGAAGCATCTCACCATCAGCCTTGCCGGCTATCGCGAAGGCGACTTCACATTCGTTATGGGATTTCCCGGACGTAACTGGCGCTACATGATTTCCGATGAAGTGGAAGAACGTATGCAAACCACCAACTTCATGCGCCATCACGTGCGCGACGTCCGCCAGAAAGCTCTTATGGAACAGATGCTGAAGGACGATGCCGTACGCATCCACTATGCAAGCAAGTATGCCTCTTCCGCCAACTACTGGAAGAATGCAATCGGCATGAACGAAGGGCTTGTCCGCCTGAAAGTACTGGATACGAAACGCGCACAGCAGGAACAACTTCTGGCACGTGGGCGTGCCTTGAACGACAGTTCCTATCAAAAAGCCTTCGATCAGATACGCGACATCGTAAAACACCGCCGCGGCGCCCTCTATCATCAGCAAGCCATTCAGGAAGCGTTGATTACCGGACTTGACTTTATGAAAATTCCGAGTACCACCGCACTGGTCGCCGCTTTGAAAAGCAAAGACAAAGTCAAGATCAAAGCCGCTGCCGACAGTTTGCAGATTGCAGCCGACAAGTATTTCTCTGCCGTCCCTTTCCCCGAAGTGGAACGGCTTGTTGGCAAAAAGATGCTGCAAACCTATATGAAATATATCCCCGCCGAACAACGCATCGGTATCTTCAAGATTATCGACCGGCGGTTCAAGGGTGACAGTGATGCTTTCATTGACGCTTGTTTCGAATATTCCATCTTTGGCAGCAAGGAAAACTTTGCCAAGTTCATCCGCAAGCCCAGCCTGTATAAAATTGGCAATGACTGGATGACCCTGTTCAAATATTCCATTACCGACGGCCTGCTGCAAACCACCATTGCCATGATGGATGCCAACCGCAACTACAACGCTGCCCACAAAGTATGGGTAAAGGGAATGATGGATATGAAGCGTGAAGCCGGCACTCCTATCTATCCGGATGCCAACTCTACCCTGCGCCTGACCTACGGGCGCGTATTGCCGTACCGCCCTGCCGACGGTGTGGAGTACGGATATTACACCACACTGAAAGGAGCCATGGAAAAGGAAGACCCCAACAACTGGGAGTTTGTGGTTCCCGCCAGATTAAAGCAATTGTACCAGGCCAAAGACTTCGGACAATACGCCATGCCCGATGGTGAGATGCCCGTTTGTTTCATCGTAAATACAGACAATACAGGCGGCAACTCAGGCAGTCCGGTGTTCAATGCCAAAGGCGAGCTGATAGGTACAGCTTTCGACCGCAACTACGAAGGGCTGACGGGTGACATCGCATTCCGTCCCTCCTCACAGCGTGCCGCTTGCGTGGACATCCGCTACACCTTGTTCATCATAGACAAGTATGCCGGTGCTTCGCACATCATCAAGGAATTGACAATCAGCGATTAG
- a CDS encoding thioredoxin family protein encodes MKKIIAMAALIFSSILTYACTDGARQKQAEKQETTQEGNVIVMNKDMFIKEIFDYEKSKEWKYKGDKPAIIDLYADWCGPCRMTAPIMKELAKEYAGKIVIYKVNVDKEKELAALFNATSIPLFVFVPMQGEPQLFRGAADKATYKKAIDEFLLKK; translated from the coding sequence ATGAAGAAAATTATAGCTATGGCGGCTCTCATCTTCTCAAGCATTCTGACCTATGCTTGTACCGACGGAGCCAGACAAAAACAAGCAGAAAAGCAAGAGACTACTCAGGAAGGTAATGTAATCGTAATGAACAAAGACATGTTTATTAAAGAAATATTCGATTACGAAAAGTCCAAAGAGTGGAAGTACAAAGGCGATAAACCCGCTATCATTGATTTATACGCCGACTGGTGCGGCCCCTGCCGCATGACGGCTCCTATCATGAAAGAACTGGCAAAGGAATATGCCGGAAAAATCGTGATATACAAAGTCAATGTAGACAAGGAGAAAGAGCTGGCTGCTTTATTCAATGCTACGAGCATTCCCCTTTTTGTCTTCGTACCGATGCAGGGTGAACCCCAGTTGTTTCGCGGAGCCGCGGACAAGGCAACCTACAAGAAGGCGATTGACGAGTTTCTGCTGAAGAAATAA